The following are encoded together in the Macrobrachium nipponense isolate FS-2020 chromosome 14, ASM1510439v2, whole genome shotgun sequence genome:
- the LOC135226172 gene encoding antifreeze protein Maxi-like: MVWCEEEEEEEGEDGGGGGGAVAVATVVAISAVATSSAAANPADAATSAAAASDAAAAETATTVATVVAITAEAVTVAAATAEIAEAEVAAAESAATSAAAAAGTSASAVAAATITASAVATVVAISAVATSSGADAAAEATSAVAVATAAVIAAAATSAVAPAAVTTSAVIATAVTTSAVIATAVATVVAISTVAIILCCCYFCIYCCFC; this comes from the coding sequence CTGTTGCTGTGGCTACTGTTGTTGCTATTTCTGCTGTTGCTACATCATCTGCTGCTGCTAATCCTGCTGATGCTGCTACTtctgcagcagcagcatcagatgcagcagcagcagaaacagCAACAACAGTAGCCACAGTAGTAGCAATAACAGCAGAAGCAGTAACAGTAGCCGCAGCAACAGCAGAAATAGCAGAAGCGGAAGTAGCAGCAGCAGAATCTGCAGCTACatccgctgctgctgctgctggtactTCTGCTTCTGCTGTTGCTGCGGCTACTATTACTGCTTCTGCTGTGGCTACTGTTGTTGCTATTTCTGCTGTTGCTACATCATCTggtgctgatgctgctgctgaaGCTACTTCTGCTGTAGCTGTTGCTACTGCTGCtgttattgctgctgctgctacgtcTGCTGTTGCTCCGGCTGCTGTTACTACTTCTGCTGTTATCGCTACTGCTGTTACTACTTCTGCTGTTATCGCTACTGCTGTGGCTACTGTTGTTGCTATCTCTACTGTTGCTATAATCCTCTGTTGCTGTTACTTCTGCATCTATTGCTGCTTCTGCTGA